The DNA region TCTGTACCTTGGATTTGCCAAAAAGACCTTTTCTAAAGGCATGAAGCTTTTctaattaatattatcacatcaattataaattttaaataacacaaCTCTATATagatataacaaaataatatccttactataaaatgaattttttcatATGGGAGCATCCCTTTCCAAACAAAAGAGGAGCAGAAACAGGGCTTTGATACCCataattattatcattttggtttttttcttggGTGAAAAGCTGATATAGTTGCTGCTTTTGGTCAGAAATTTGATTTCcatttttaagtgaaaaaagttgaaaattttattttagtggCTGTGGATAAACAGTGGTGGACAAGAGGTTCAAACTGAAAGCAACTTGAAAGCAAGAgaactaaattattaaaattgaatcATGAGAAACCATATTGATAACAAACTCTAGAAAGACCTTCTGCTCAATCCGGCCAAACACATAGCTGTTGTAAAGTGGAACCTGTCTTTTATGTTGTCAAGGAATTGGAAATATGCAACTCTCCACTTACGGCTAAAAAGTAAAGGACCACAGACTCCCCAAAAACCTGTAATGAAACCGAGAACCACAATAATCGGAAACCATGGGATTCTGAGCTCATCTTCCTCATCGTGAATATTTTTGTCTCCATTGTTGCTAACAATATTGTCACACTTTGGAAGCGGGGGGCCACAAAGTCCGAGATTGCCCTCGTATGAAGAGGCACTAAAGCTCTGGAGTTGAGTGCCTGATGGTATTGATCCATGGAGATTATTGTTTGCAACGCTTAACTGCGACAAGAAATGTAGACTTGCTAGTGATGTTGGTATTTCGCCGGACAGCTGATTTCCAGAGAGGCCCAATTCTTCTAAGTTTGTTAGCTCAGATATTTGATTTGGAATGCTTCCTGAGAAATTGTTATGACTAAGATTTAGCATACGGAGACATCGCAAACGACTGATCTCAACGGGGATGTTGCCACTGATATTATTGTTTCCAATCAGTATTCCTTGTGGCATGTTAGAGAGATAATTGTATTGGCTGTAGATACCATTGCTAGAGAAAAAGATAGGTAAATCCAGATAACTATGATCTATTAGAGTTCTAGCTTGTTCTGATACCAAGGCCAACAATCCACAAAGTTCTTTTGGAAATTCACCTGATATGAGGTTATTTGACAAGTCTATATAAAAGAGCCTTGGTAAAGTCGACAACCAACCAGGAATTGAACCCGTGATACGATTGAAACCTAGATTCAACACTTCTAGCTTCTTAAGCTTAGATAGCCATATAGGTAATTGACCAGTTAGTTGGCTAGAATCAAGACTCAACAATCGAAGATTGCATCCATTAGAACCAACAATACTACCATCAGCTGGGATTACCTCATGCAGAAAATTTCCATTAAGAAAAACTATGCTCAGAGTCTTGCAATGCATCATAATCTTAATTGCCCCTGTGATATTAGTTAGCCTATTGTGAGCAAGTGAAAGCAAGGataaaaatttcaattgaaGGAGCTTAGGTTGGATTTGTCCTTCTAGTTGGTTTCGGCAGAGTCGAAGTGATCTTAGAGACTTGCATGAGAAAAGGCTTGCTGGCAAGTTGCCATTGAATTCATTAAACCCCAGGTCAAGTATAGTGAGTTGTTGAAGACTCGAGAAATTAACGGCAGAGATATCTCCTCCAAAGAAATTGTATCGTAAATTCAATTTTACGAGATttgtgcaattcatcaaaaatGGAGGCAAAGAACCTATTAAGCAGTTCATATGTAGAAGCATGTACCTTAATCTGGAGAGCTTTCCAATATTCTGAGGGAGCTTACCGCTCAATTTATTGTCATATAACTCTATGATGGTGAGCTTTGTAAGATTGGAGATGTCATTTTTGATAGGTCCCGAAAGGTCATTGGAAGGtaaagaaatttcctccaactctGTCGCACTGTATATATTGGAAGGAAGCGATCCTGTGAGAGAGTTAAAACCTGCTCGGAAAACCTTTAATTTGGAACATTCCCCTAGTCCACTAGGAACTTGGCCATCATGATGATTATGAGAAAAATCAAGGAGCATGACAAAGGGAGAATGAATACAAGGAGAGGAAGGAATTGGGCCCGTGAAACCATTGTTGCTAACATTAAGATTGATCAAACTCAATGCTCGTTGAAGGAATGAAGGCTCAATCCTCCCACATAAGCGATTACTAGATATGTCAACAATTTGAATGGAGGCAGGCAAGCCAGATATACTTCTAATATCTCCAGATATATGGTTGTAGCTCAAATCAAGGACCTTGAGTTGATTCGAGGATGAAAACAATCCATTAGGTAGAGAACCTGAAAGTGAATTTTGGGAGAGATTGAGGTGAGATAGACTTGTGAGGTTTCCAAGAGAGGGAGATATGGTACCTATGAGGCCTTTAGAGGGTAACCAAATATCAGTGACTTGACCTTTATGATCACAAGAAATTCCTTCCCAATGGCAACAATCAACGGAAGACCAATTTAAAGGAGGAGAAGAAGTATGGAAGGGTAAAGACAAGAGAGAGTTGCGATCTGTTTGGTTGCATGCATGATTCACAAAGAAAATGCCAAAGAGAAACAAGGTGAAGAGGAGATGATCAAGAGGCATGAAACCTTGCATGATTTTCGATTGATAACTCATGGCAGAAGAAGTATAGTTATTTTTGGACCAAAGGAACAAAAAGTGGAAGTCCTAGAAGACGCAAGAGAAACATAGGGAAGTATCAAGTATATATAATGTAAGTTGGCCCAAATTGCAAGTATATATAATCATGTCaagtatatataaaagtaatatgTTACTTGTTTAATCTAATAACGAGTTAATCAACAATGGAAAAGTATTTGAGTTCACCATCAATTGACTTTGGCGACAATGCAAAGAATCTGCTACGGTTTGGAAGCACATACAACTTTTccaacacaaaattatttttctactaaTTAAGGATCTTGCATTAGTCATCAATCGTGTCCTAATTCAAAC from Corylus avellana chromosome ca10, CavTom2PMs-1.0 includes:
- the LOC132163709 gene encoding receptor-like protein 3, yielding MSYQSKIMQGFMPLDHLLFTLFLFGIFFVNHACNQTDRNSLLSLPFHTSSPPLNWSSVDCCHWEGISCDHKGQVTDIWLPSKGLIGTISPSLGNLTSLSHLNLSQNSLSGSLPNGLFSSSNQLKVLDLSYNHISGDIRSISGLPASIQIVDISSNRLCGRIEPSFLQRALSLINLNVSNNGFTGPIPSSPCIHSPFVMLLDFSHNHHDGQVPSGLGECSKLKVFRAGFNSLTGSLPSNIYSATELEEISLPSNDLSGPIKNDISNLTKLTIIELYDNKLSGKLPQNIGKLSRLRYMLLHMNCLIGSLPPFLMNCTNLVKLNLRYNFFGGDISAVNFSSLQQLTILDLGFNEFNGNLPASLFSCKSLRSLRLCRNQLEGQIQPKLLQLKFLSLLSLAHNRLTNITGAIKIMMHCKTLSIVFLNGNFLHEVIPADGSIVGSNGCNLRLLSLDSSQLTGQLPIWLSKLKKLEVLNLGFNRITGSIPGWLSTLPRLFYIDLSNNLISGEFPKELCGLLALVSEQARTLIDHSYLDLPIFFSSNGIYSQYNYLSNMPQGILIGNNNISGNIPVEISRLRCLRMLNLSHNNFSGSIPNQISELTNLEELGLSGNQLSGEIPTSLASLHFLSQLSVANNNLHGSIPSGTQLQSFSASSYEGNLGLCGPPLPKCDNIVSNNGDKNIHDEEDELRIPWFPIIVVLGFITGFWGVCGPLLFSRKWRVAYFQFLDNIKDRFHFTTAMCLAGLSRRSF